The proteins below come from a single Malus domestica chromosome 03, GDT2T_hap1 genomic window:
- the LOC103432556 gene encoding uncharacterized protein isoform X2 produces the protein MLTRRFQTIPDSDQSNSDEEESDRDFPNNCAAIGGSAKKKEELPLSSRLEMLKDAGASVYACNLEDELSSDEEGNNMHVKVPVTLGAKKLQKDYVHCIGSDKEDESYTWSEVSKEAEALMRLNEQTSCSSPKSDYSKVNKSVKGVKDKGKPKFSFRFKTQKEKPSCFSVSKNESDMSFKVQQVPEMLKATEPRTEEYLDSELIEDIQGEEEKQLEIVPVHVNELGHGSIEQSMAELLDGLQDKTSMLRGRSKMYRRKRRKRAQPVMKIVSSLGDSVIDSESSPEHLGLGSPSNSEADDQILKLDKPEVKRQTLVDRFQEALSDRALVAVPKPLRIGLFGQLQQVVQSDKESDMEFLNNIENRANQNEPSCIDVKILSRYLDAKLTVCHCSFGNNVKRLPWQESPKNTVNEETTWTIIFNPRVCDDVDLEVGKCIRIHPPWKEIHVGNDKSIILSTYFSEISI, from the exons ATGCTTACGCGTCGTTTTCAGACGATTCCAGATTCTGATCAGAGCAATTCCG ATGAGGAAGAATCTGACCGAGATTTTCCCAACAATTGCGCTGCGATTGGCGGTTCCGCCAAGaaaaag GAGGAGTTACCACTTTCATCACGGCTGGAAATGCTCAAAG ATGCAGGTGCAAGTGTGTATGCCTGCAACTTGGAGGATGAATTGAGCTCCGATGAAGAG GGGAACAACATGCATGTGAAAGTTCCGGTTACTCTTGGTGCTAAAAAGTTGCAAAAGGATTATGTTCATTGCATTGGAAGTGATAAAGAAGATGAATCATACACATGGTCTGAAGTAAGTAAAGAAGCTGAGGCACTCATGCGATTGAATGAACAAACTTCATGTTCATCACCAAAATCTGATTATTCGAAAGTGAATAAATCGGTCAAAG GAGTGAAAGACAAAGGCAAGCCAAAATTTTCCTTCCGTTTCAAGACTCAAAAGGAAAAACCCTCTTGCTTTTCTGTATCTAAAAACGAAAGTGATATGTCATTCAAGGTTCAACAAGTGCCTGAAATGTTGAAGGCAACTGAGCCCAGGACTGAAGAATATTTGGATTCTGAGCTTATTGAGGATATTCAAGGAGAAGAGGAAAAACAGTTGGAGATTGTTCCTGTTCACGTTAATGAACTTGGGCATGGATCTATTGAGCAGTCAATGGCAGAGCTTTTAGATGGCCTTCAAGATAAGACATCTATGCTGAGAGGAAGATCTAAAATG TATCGTAGAAAAAGGCGTAAAAGGGCGCAGCCTGTTATGAAGATTGTATCTTCACTTGGAGATAGCGTTATTGACAGTGAAAGCTCCCCTGAGCACTTAGGCCTGGGATCGCCAAGTAATAGTGAG GCCGATGATCAAATTCTGAAGCTTGATAAACCGGAGGTAAAGAGGCAAACACTGGTAGATCGATTTCAAGAAGCTTTGAGTGACAGAGCCCTTGTTGCAGTGCCTAAACCATTAAG AATTGGATTATTTGGGCAACTGCAGCAGGTCGTTCAGAGTGATAAAGAAAGCGATATGGAATTCTTGAACAATATCGAGAATAGAGCTAACCAAA ATGAACCAAGCTgcattgatgtgaaaattctTTCAAGATATTTGGATGCGAAATTGACAGTTTGCCACTGCTCATTTGGAAACAATGTAAAG CGCCTCCCATGGCAAGAGAGCCCCAAGAATACGGTGAATGAAGAAACAACATGGACAATTATCTTCAATCCAAGAGTTTGTGACGATGTTGACCTTGAAGTTGGCAAATGCATTCGTATTCACCCCCCATG GAAGGAGATTCATGTGGGGAATGACAAAAGCATTATCTTATCCACGTATTTCTCCGAGATTTCAATTTGA
- the LOC103432556 gene encoding uncharacterized protein isoform X4 yields the protein MLTRRFQTIPDSDQSNSDEEESDRDFPNNCAAIGGSAKKKEELPLSSRLEMLKDAGASVYACNLEDELSSDEEGNNMHVKVPVTLGAKKLQKDYVHCIGSDKEDESYTWSEVSKEAEALMRLNEQTSCSSPKSDYSKVNKSVKGVKDKGKPKFSFRFKTQKEKPSCFSVSKNESDMSFKVQQVPEMLKATEPRTEEYLDSELIEDIQGEEEKQLEIVPVHVNELGHGSIEQSMAELLDGLQDKTSMLRGRSKMYRRKRRKRAQPVMKIVSSLGDSVIDSESSPEHLGLGSPSNSEADDQILKLDKPEVKRQTLVDRFQEALSDRALVAVPKPLRIGLFGQLQQVVQSDKESDMEFLNNIENRANQNEPSCIDVKILSRYLDAKLTVCHCSFGNNRLPWQESPKNTVNEETTWTIIFNPRVCDDVDLEVGKCIRIHPPWKEIHVGNDKSIILSTYFSEISI from the exons ATGCTTACGCGTCGTTTTCAGACGATTCCAGATTCTGATCAGAGCAATTCCG ATGAGGAAGAATCTGACCGAGATTTTCCCAACAATTGCGCTGCGATTGGCGGTTCCGCCAAGaaaaag GAGGAGTTACCACTTTCATCACGGCTGGAAATGCTCAAAG ATGCAGGTGCAAGTGTGTATGCCTGCAACTTGGAGGATGAATTGAGCTCCGATGAAGAG GGGAACAACATGCATGTGAAAGTTCCGGTTACTCTTGGTGCTAAAAAGTTGCAAAAGGATTATGTTCATTGCATTGGAAGTGATAAAGAAGATGAATCATACACATGGTCTGAAGTAAGTAAAGAAGCTGAGGCACTCATGCGATTGAATGAACAAACTTCATGTTCATCACCAAAATCTGATTATTCGAAAGTGAATAAATCGGTCAAAG GAGTGAAAGACAAAGGCAAGCCAAAATTTTCCTTCCGTTTCAAGACTCAAAAGGAAAAACCCTCTTGCTTTTCTGTATCTAAAAACGAAAGTGATATGTCATTCAAGGTTCAACAAGTGCCTGAAATGTTGAAGGCAACTGAGCCCAGGACTGAAGAATATTTGGATTCTGAGCTTATTGAGGATATTCAAGGAGAAGAGGAAAAACAGTTGGAGATTGTTCCTGTTCACGTTAATGAACTTGGGCATGGATCTATTGAGCAGTCAATGGCAGAGCTTTTAGATGGCCTTCAAGATAAGACATCTATGCTGAGAGGAAGATCTAAAATG TATCGTAGAAAAAGGCGTAAAAGGGCGCAGCCTGTTATGAAGATTGTATCTTCACTTGGAGATAGCGTTATTGACAGTGAAAGCTCCCCTGAGCACTTAGGCCTGGGATCGCCAAGTAATAGTGAG GCCGATGATCAAATTCTGAAGCTTGATAAACCGGAGGTAAAGAGGCAAACACTGGTAGATCGATTTCAAGAAGCTTTGAGTGACAGAGCCCTTGTTGCAGTGCCTAAACCATTAAG AATTGGATTATTTGGGCAACTGCAGCAGGTCGTTCAGAGTGATAAAGAAAGCGATATGGAATTCTTGAACAATATCGAGAATAGAGCTAACCAAA ATGAACCAAGCTgcattgatgtgaaaattctTTCAAGATATTTGGATGCGAAATTGACAGTTTGCCACTGCTCATTTGGAAACAAT CGCCTCCCATGGCAAGAGAGCCCCAAGAATACGGTGAATGAAGAAACAACATGGACAATTATCTTCAATCCAAGAGTTTGTGACGATGTTGACCTTGAAGTTGGCAAATGCATTCGTATTCACCCCCCATG GAAGGAGATTCATGTGGGGAATGACAAAAGCATTATCTTATCCACGTATTTCTCCGAGATTTCAATTTGA
- the LOC103432556 gene encoding uncharacterized protein isoform X1 has protein sequence MLTRRFQTIPDSDQSNSDEEESDRDFPNNCAAIGGSAKKKEELPLSSRLEMLKDAGASVYACNLEDELSSDEEGNNMHVKVPVTLGAKKLQKDYVHCIGSDKEDESYTWSEVSKEAEALMRLNEQTSCSSPKSDYSKVNKSVKGVKDKGKPKFSFRFKTQKEKPSCFSVSKNESDMSFKVQQVPEMLKATEPRTEEYLDSELIEDIQGEEEKQLEIVPVHVNELGHGSIEQSMAELLDGLQDKTSMLRGRSKMYRRKRRKRAQPVMKIVSSLGDSVIDSESSPEHLGLGSPSNSEQADDQILKLDKPEVKRQTLVDRFQEALSDRALVAVPKPLRIGLFGQLQQVVQSDKESDMEFLNNIENRANQNEPSCIDVKILSRYLDAKLTVCHCSFGNNVKRLPWQESPKNTVNEETTWTIIFNPRVCDDVDLEVGKCIRIHPPWKEIHVGNDKSIILSTYFSEISI, from the exons ATGCTTACGCGTCGTTTTCAGACGATTCCAGATTCTGATCAGAGCAATTCCG ATGAGGAAGAATCTGACCGAGATTTTCCCAACAATTGCGCTGCGATTGGCGGTTCCGCCAAGaaaaag GAGGAGTTACCACTTTCATCACGGCTGGAAATGCTCAAAG ATGCAGGTGCAAGTGTGTATGCCTGCAACTTGGAGGATGAATTGAGCTCCGATGAAGAG GGGAACAACATGCATGTGAAAGTTCCGGTTACTCTTGGTGCTAAAAAGTTGCAAAAGGATTATGTTCATTGCATTGGAAGTGATAAAGAAGATGAATCATACACATGGTCTGAAGTAAGTAAAGAAGCTGAGGCACTCATGCGATTGAATGAACAAACTTCATGTTCATCACCAAAATCTGATTATTCGAAAGTGAATAAATCGGTCAAAG GAGTGAAAGACAAAGGCAAGCCAAAATTTTCCTTCCGTTTCAAGACTCAAAAGGAAAAACCCTCTTGCTTTTCTGTATCTAAAAACGAAAGTGATATGTCATTCAAGGTTCAACAAGTGCCTGAAATGTTGAAGGCAACTGAGCCCAGGACTGAAGAATATTTGGATTCTGAGCTTATTGAGGATATTCAAGGAGAAGAGGAAAAACAGTTGGAGATTGTTCCTGTTCACGTTAATGAACTTGGGCATGGATCTATTGAGCAGTCAATGGCAGAGCTTTTAGATGGCCTTCAAGATAAGACATCTATGCTGAGAGGAAGATCTAAAATG TATCGTAGAAAAAGGCGTAAAAGGGCGCAGCCTGTTATGAAGATTGTATCTTCACTTGGAGATAGCGTTATTGACAGTGAAAGCTCCCCTGAGCACTTAGGCCTGGGATCGCCAAGTAATAGTGAG CAGGCCGATGATCAAATTCTGAAGCTTGATAAACCGGAGGTAAAGAGGCAAACACTGGTAGATCGATTTCAAGAAGCTTTGAGTGACAGAGCCCTTGTTGCAGTGCCTAAACCATTAAG AATTGGATTATTTGGGCAACTGCAGCAGGTCGTTCAGAGTGATAAAGAAAGCGATATGGAATTCTTGAACAATATCGAGAATAGAGCTAACCAAA ATGAACCAAGCTgcattgatgtgaaaattctTTCAAGATATTTGGATGCGAAATTGACAGTTTGCCACTGCTCATTTGGAAACAATGTAAAG CGCCTCCCATGGCAAGAGAGCCCCAAGAATACGGTGAATGAAGAAACAACATGGACAATTATCTTCAATCCAAGAGTTTGTGACGATGTTGACCTTGAAGTTGGCAAATGCATTCGTATTCACCCCCCATG GAAGGAGATTCATGTGGGGAATGACAAAAGCATTATCTTATCCACGTATTTCTCCGAGATTTCAATTTGA
- the LOC103432556 gene encoding uncharacterized protein isoform X3, which produces MLTRRFQTIPDSDQSNSDEEESDRDFPNNCAAIGGSAKKKEELPLSSRLEMLKDAGASVYACNLEDELSSDEEGNNMHVKVPVTLGAKKLQKDYVHCIGSDKEDESYTWSEVSKEAEALMRLNEQTSCSSPKSDYSKVNKSVKGVKDKGKPKFSFRFKTQKEKPSCFSVSKNESDMSFKVQQVPEMLKATEPRTEEYLDSELIEDIQGEEEKQLEIVPVHVNELGHGSIEQSMAELLDGLQDKTSMLRGRSKMYRRKRRKRAQPVMKIVSSLGDSVIDSESSPEHLGLGSPSNSEQADDQILKLDKPEVKRQTLVDRFQEALSDRALVAVPKPLRIGLFGQLQQVVQSDKESDMEFLNNIENRANQNEPSCIDVKILSRYLDAKLTVCHCSFGNNRLPWQESPKNTVNEETTWTIIFNPRVCDDVDLEVGKCIRIHPPWKEIHVGNDKSIILSTYFSEISI; this is translated from the exons ATGCTTACGCGTCGTTTTCAGACGATTCCAGATTCTGATCAGAGCAATTCCG ATGAGGAAGAATCTGACCGAGATTTTCCCAACAATTGCGCTGCGATTGGCGGTTCCGCCAAGaaaaag GAGGAGTTACCACTTTCATCACGGCTGGAAATGCTCAAAG ATGCAGGTGCAAGTGTGTATGCCTGCAACTTGGAGGATGAATTGAGCTCCGATGAAGAG GGGAACAACATGCATGTGAAAGTTCCGGTTACTCTTGGTGCTAAAAAGTTGCAAAAGGATTATGTTCATTGCATTGGAAGTGATAAAGAAGATGAATCATACACATGGTCTGAAGTAAGTAAAGAAGCTGAGGCACTCATGCGATTGAATGAACAAACTTCATGTTCATCACCAAAATCTGATTATTCGAAAGTGAATAAATCGGTCAAAG GAGTGAAAGACAAAGGCAAGCCAAAATTTTCCTTCCGTTTCAAGACTCAAAAGGAAAAACCCTCTTGCTTTTCTGTATCTAAAAACGAAAGTGATATGTCATTCAAGGTTCAACAAGTGCCTGAAATGTTGAAGGCAACTGAGCCCAGGACTGAAGAATATTTGGATTCTGAGCTTATTGAGGATATTCAAGGAGAAGAGGAAAAACAGTTGGAGATTGTTCCTGTTCACGTTAATGAACTTGGGCATGGATCTATTGAGCAGTCAATGGCAGAGCTTTTAGATGGCCTTCAAGATAAGACATCTATGCTGAGAGGAAGATCTAAAATG TATCGTAGAAAAAGGCGTAAAAGGGCGCAGCCTGTTATGAAGATTGTATCTTCACTTGGAGATAGCGTTATTGACAGTGAAAGCTCCCCTGAGCACTTAGGCCTGGGATCGCCAAGTAATAGTGAG CAGGCCGATGATCAAATTCTGAAGCTTGATAAACCGGAGGTAAAGAGGCAAACACTGGTAGATCGATTTCAAGAAGCTTTGAGTGACAGAGCCCTTGTTGCAGTGCCTAAACCATTAAG AATTGGATTATTTGGGCAACTGCAGCAGGTCGTTCAGAGTGATAAAGAAAGCGATATGGAATTCTTGAACAATATCGAGAATAGAGCTAACCAAA ATGAACCAAGCTgcattgatgtgaaaattctTTCAAGATATTTGGATGCGAAATTGACAGTTTGCCACTGCTCATTTGGAAACAAT CGCCTCCCATGGCAAGAGAGCCCCAAGAATACGGTGAATGAAGAAACAACATGGACAATTATCTTCAATCCAAGAGTTTGTGACGATGTTGACCTTGAAGTTGGCAAATGCATTCGTATTCACCCCCCATG GAAGGAGATTCATGTGGGGAATGACAAAAGCATTATCTTATCCACGTATTTCTCCGAGATTTCAATTTGA
- the LOC103432557 gene encoding wee1-like protein kinase, with translation MKGALARLQLGETLNQSSFSTSSSNPSRFQNLVEARAADGSLPSSAPLGTDVDTDVDDREFILSQDFFCTPDYITPDNQHMMNGWDCTKLENIPCPKSPEKSNTLKSKRRRQCQNDISLNPLSPTLSGNQPIVELEADVFGMDEVMIEKPTATEPRKVQNYVSQSAVALRCRVMPPPCFKNPYIKNASEMGIDPLGSQRSKCAAFFPTFMGGNGLSRYCADFHEIEQIGSGYFSHVFKVLNRIDGCLYAVKRSMKQLHLDTERRKAMMEVQSLAALGSHENIVGYYSSWFENEQLHIQMELCDHSLSINKLSRPFKDGEILEALYQIAKALQFMHGRGIVHLDVKPDNIYVKNGIYKLGDFGCATLLDKSLPIEEGDARYTPQEILNEKYDYLDKADIFSLGVTIYELIRGSPLPESGPQILNLREGKLPLLPGHSLQFQNLLKVMLDPNPVWRPSAKDLVENPIFDKVQRNGRA, from the exons ATGAAGGGAGCGCTGGCGAGGCTTCAGCTAGGGGAAACCCTGAACCAATCGTCGTTTTCCACGTCATCATCCAACCCCTCTCGCTTCCAGAACCTTGTAGAAGCCCGAGCCGCCGACGGCAGCCTTCCCTCGTCCGCTCCCCTCGGCACCGACGTCGACACCGATGTCGACGACAGGGAGTTCATTCTCAGCCAAGATTTCTTCTG CACTCCTGATTATATCACACCGGATAATCAACATATGATGAACGGCTGGGATTGCACCAAG CTGGAAAACATCCCTTGCCCCAAATCACCCGAGAAATCGAATACCCTTAAATCGAAGAGGCGAAGACAGTGTCAGA ATGATATCTCATTGAATCCTCTCAGCCCTACATTGTCCGGAAATCAGCCGATAGTTGAGCTTGAAGCAGATGTTTTTGGCATGGATGAGGTTATGATAGAGAAACCAACAGCAACAGAACCGCGGAAGGTGCAAAATTATGTATCTCAATCTGCTGTGGCTTTACGCTGTCGTGTCATGCCTCCTCCTTGCTTTAAGAATCCGTACATTAAGAATGCTTCAGAAATGGGCATTGATCCTCTTGGCAGCCAAAGATCGAAATGTGCAG CTTTCTTCCCTACTTTTATGGGCGGAAATGGCCTGTCACGTTACTGTGCTGATTTTCACGAGATTGAG caaATCGGCAGTGGGTACTTCAGTCACGTATTCAAAGTCTTGAACAGAATTGATGGTTGTTTGTATGCCGTGAAACGTAGCATGAAGCAGTTGCATCTGGACACAGAAAG GAGAAAGGCTATGATGGAAGTTCAATCTCTGGCAGCTTTAG GGTCCCATGAAAACATTGTTGGATACTACTCGTCTTGGTTTGAAAATGAGCAGCTCCACATTCAGATGGAATTATGTGATCACAGCTTATCCATAAACAAGTTGTCCCGACCATTCAAAGATGGGGAGATTTTAGAAGCCTTGTATCAG ATTGCAAAAGCGTTGCAGTTTATGCATGGGAGAGGAATAGTTCACTTAGATGTAAAACCtgataatatatatgtgaaGAATGGTATTTATAAGCTTGGTGACTTTGGATGTGCAACTCTACTTGATAAGAGCCTACCGATTGAAGAGGGTGATGCTCGATATACGCCTCAAGAGATCCTGAATGAGAAATATGATTATCTTGACAAGGCTGATATCTTCTCATTGGGAGTCACTATTTACGAGCTGATTAGAGGTTCTCCTTTACCAGAATCAGGGCctcaaattttaaatcttagggAGGGAAAGTTGCCACTTCTTCCTGGTCATTCATTGCAATTTCAGAACTTACTCAAG GTCATGTTGGATCCAAATCCAGTCTGGAGACCGTCAGCGAAAGATTTGGTCGAAAATCCAATTTTTGATAAGGTGCAGCGAAATGGACGAGCCTAG
- the LOC103432657 gene encoding potassium transporter 5-like translates to MPDIVENSTDLVSQDHQEVSDHPDHDEDQLEGKKLSWERLPRDDSLDLESRSLTVPHGHESKDEDWLVTMHLAFQSIGVVFGDLGTSPLYMYASIFNKGINHDDDILGVLSLLFYILTLIPLIKYTFIVLRATDNGEGGTFALYSLLCRYAKIGMTPSQQPEDRDVSNFELEFPTKSVKRASRLKSLLENSPSAKVFLLFATMLGTSMVIGDGILTPSLSVLSAVVGIKQATSAMTDDRIVWISVAILIGLFMVQRFGTDKIGYSFAPTICIWFIMVAGIGVYNFIKFDPTVVKALNPKYIVDYFRRNKHDAWISIGGIVLAITGTEALFADVGHFTVRSIQLSMCTITYPALVLTYAGQASFLRKNRLLVADTFFKSIPKPLYWPMFVVSVLSSIISSQAMISGTFSVIQQSLSLGCFPRVKIVHTSTKYAGQVYIPEVNYLLMLACVGVTLGFRTLERIGNAYGIAVVFVMTLTSSFLVLIMIMIWKTNIFLIISYVLVIGSVEFLCLSSMLYKFDQGGYLPLAFAAVLMFVMFVWNDVHRRKYYYELDHKISPEQLKKTAIDRNFCRMPGLAIFYSEIVQGIPPIFDHYAANVPALHSVLVFVSIKSLPISKVPLEERFLFRRVEPKDLNVFRCVARYGYTDVRNENEPFEGLLVEKMKEFIRDSFWISQRNNMHSSDGEIKFGIKEEVQDWTLVNSGENGKEDSKRQVDDQDKQQDLLDREIEAIDKAWRQGVVHLIGENEVTAAEGAGIVRRLLIDYAYNFLKRNLRQTDQVFNIPHKRMLKVGMTYEI, encoded by the exons ATGCCTGATATAGTGGAAAACTCCACAGATCTAGTAAGCCAAGATCATCAGGAAGTTTCTGATCATCCTGATCATGATGAGGATCAGCTCGAAGGGAAGAAACTTTCATGGGAAAGGTTGCCAAGAGACGACTCCTTGGACCTTGAGTCACGCAGCTTAACAGTTCCCCATGGCCATGAGTCCAAG GATGAGGACTGGCTGGTGACAATGCACCTGGCATTTCAGAGCATTGGGGTAGTTTTTGGGGACCTCGGTACATCACCTCTCTATATGTATGCGAGCATCTTCAACAAAGGCATCAACCATGACGATGACATTTTGGGTGTTCTTTCCTTGCTCTTTTACATTCTTACCTTAATCCCTCTGATTAAGTACACTTTTATCGTCTTACGGGCCACCGATAATGGCGAAG GAGGGACGTTCGCACTATACTCTTTGCTGTGTCGATACGCCAAGATTGGTATGACTCCGAGTCAACAACCAGAGGATCGTGATGTTTCAAATTTTGAGCTCGAGTTCCCTACCAAAAGTGTAAAGAGGGCATCAAGGCTTAAATCTTTATTAGAGAACAGCCCATCCGCTAAAGTCTTTCTATTATTCGCCACCATGCTTGGTACTTCCATGGTCATTGGCGATGGTATCCTCACTCCTTCCCTCTCAG TTCTGTCGGCTGTGGTAGGAATCAAACAAGCTACATCTGCCATGACGGATG ACCGGATTGTTTGGATATCAGTAGCCATCTTGATTGGCCTATTCATGGTTCAAAGATTTGGAACTGATAAAATAGGCTACAGTTTTGCACCAACTATTTGCATTTGGTTTATCATGGTTGCTGGAATTGGCGTCTACAACTTCATCAAGTTTGATCCGACGGTGGTCAAGGCtctaaacccaaaatacatagTAGATTACTTCAGAAGGAACAAACATGATGCTTGGATTTCTATTGGTGGCATTGTCTTAGCCATAACAG GAACTGAAGCTTTATTTGCTGACGTGGGACACTTCACAGTACGGTCCATTCAACTAAGTATGTGCACAATTACTTATCCGGCTCTCGTATTGACATACGCTGGACAAGCTTCTTTTCTTCGCAAGAACCGTCTTCTTGTTGCAGATACCTTCTTCAAGTCGATACCAA AACCTTTGTATTGGCCTATGTTTGTAGTGAGTGTACTGTCATCGATCATATCTAGTCAAGCTATGATTTCAGGGACTTTCTCTGTAATCCAACAATCACTATCATTAGGGTGTTTCCCTCGTGTGAAAATCGTGCACACATCGACCAAGTATGCCGGACAAGTTTACATTCCGGAAGTGAACTACCTTCTCATGTTAGCTTGTGTTGGAGTCACCTTAGGGTTTCGAACCCTTGAAAGGATCGGCAATGCATATG GTATAGCAGTGGTGTTTGTAATGACGCTTACATCATCCTTCCTAGTGCTAATCATGATCATGATATGGAAGACCAACATATTCCTCATCATCTCATATGTTCTTGTCATTGGAAGTGTAGAGTTTCTGTGTCTAAGTTCAATGCTGTACAAATTTGACCAGGGCGGATATCTTCCCCTCGCGTTTGCCGCAGTGTTGATGTTTGTAATGTTTGTGTGGAATGATGTGCATCGAAGAAAGTACTATTACGAGCTTGATCACAAAATTTCTCCTGAACAGCTCAAGAAAACCGCCATTGACAGAAATTTTTGCCGCATGCCTGGCCTTGCCATCTTCTATTCCGAAATCGTTCAAGGCATCCCGCCGATCTTCGATCATTACGCTGCGAATGTTCCTGCATTGCACTCCGTCCTTGTTTTTGTCTCGATCAAATCATTGCCTATAAGCAAGGTTCCGCTAGAAGAGCGCTTTCTTTTTCGGAGAGTGGAGCCTAAGGATCTGAATGTGTTCCGATGTGTTGCAAGATACGGGTACACGGATGTTCGCAATGAGAATGAACCCTTCGAAGGATTGTTGgtggaaaaaatgaaagagttcaTAAGGGACAGTTTTTGGATATCTCAAAGAAATAATATGCACAGTTCTGATGGGGAGATCAAGTTTGGGATCAAGGAAGAAGTCCAAGACTGGACTTTGGTGAACAGTGGAGAGAATGGAAAGGAGGATTCAAAGCGGCAAGTTGATGATCAAGATAAGCAACAAGATTTGTTGGACAGAGAGATTGAGGCAATAGACAAAGCATGGAGGCAGGGAGTAGTTCATTTGATTGGGGAAAATGAAGTGACGGCTGCCGAAGGAGCTGGTATAGTGAGAAGACTTTTGATTGATTATGCTTACAATTTCTTGAAGAGAAATTTGAGGCAGACTGATCAAGTGTTTAATATTCCTCACAAGCGCATGTTGAAAGTGGGCATGACTTATGAAATTTAG